A genomic stretch from Caballeronia sp. LZ062 includes:
- the asd gene encoding aspartate-semialdehyde dehydrogenase produces the protein MNVGLVGWRGMVGSVLMQRMQQEGDFDLIEPVFFSTSNAGGNAPSFAKNETKLKDATSIDDLKKCDAIITCQGGDYTNDVYPKLRAAGWKGYWIDAASALRMKDDAVIILDPVNLDVIKDSLVKGGRDFIGGNCTVSLMLMALGGLFRENLIDWMTAMTYQAASGAGAQNMRELLSQMGALNASVAGDLANPSSAILDIDRKVLATMNSDAMPTDHFGVPLAGSLIPWIDKDLGNGMSKEEWKGGAETNKILGKPAMGQPGSIPVDGLCVRIGAMRCHSQALTIKLKKDVPLDEVNGILASANDWVKVVPNEREASMRDLSPAVVTGTLTVPVGRLRKLAMGGEYLSAFTVGDQLLWGAAEPLRRMLRILLDK, from the coding sequence ATGAACGTAGGTCTCGTGGGTTGGCGCGGCATGGTCGGCAGCGTGCTGATGCAGCGCATGCAGCAGGAAGGCGATTTCGACCTGATCGAACCGGTGTTTTTCAGCACCAGCAATGCGGGCGGCAACGCGCCGTCGTTCGCCAAAAACGAGACGAAGCTCAAAGACGCGACGAGCATCGACGACCTGAAGAAGTGCGACGCCATCATCACCTGCCAGGGCGGCGACTACACGAACGACGTGTATCCGAAGCTGCGCGCGGCGGGCTGGAAGGGCTACTGGATCGACGCGGCCTCGGCGCTGCGCATGAAGGACGACGCGGTCATCATTCTCGATCCGGTGAACCTCGACGTCATCAAGGATTCGCTCGTCAAGGGCGGGCGCGATTTTATCGGCGGCAACTGCACGGTTAGCCTGATGCTGATGGCGTTGGGCGGCCTCTTCCGCGAAAACCTCATCGACTGGATGACGGCCATGACGTATCAGGCCGCATCGGGCGCGGGCGCGCAGAACATGCGCGAACTGCTGTCGCAGATGGGCGCGCTCAACGCGTCGGTGGCGGGCGATCTCGCGAATCCGTCGTCGGCCATTCTGGATATCGACCGCAAGGTGCTCGCCACGATGAACAGCGACGCCATGCCGACCGACCATTTCGGCGTGCCGCTCGCCGGCTCGCTGATTCCGTGGATCGACAAGGATCTCGGCAACGGCATGTCGAAGGAAGAGTGGAAGGGCGGCGCGGAAACCAACAAGATTCTCGGCAAGCCTGCGATGGGCCAGCCGGGGTCCATTCCGGTCGATGGCCTCTGCGTGCGCATCGGCGCGATGCGCTGCCACTCGCAGGCGCTGACCATCAAGCTGAAGAAGGACGTGCCGCTCGACGAGGTCAACGGCATTCTCGCCTCGGCGAACGACTGGGTGAAGGTCGTGCCGAACGAGCGCGAAGCGTCGATGCGCGATCTGTCGCCGGCTGTCGTCACCGGCACGCTGACGGTTCCGGTCGGCCGGCTGCGCAAGCTGGCAATGGGCGGCGAATATCTGTCGGCGTTCACCGTCGGCGACCAGTTGCTGTGGGGCGCGGCAGAGCCGTTGCGCCGCATGCTTCGCATTCTTCTGGACAAGTAA
- a CDS encoding site-specific DNA-methyltransferase yields MRTVIDEPMSAGALQGAGIDIWNRDFLADAASIPDASIDLIVADPPYGLGKDYGNDSDMLSGEAFLAWTYRWLDIAIPKLKKSGSMYIFCTWQYSPELFVFLKRRMMMVNEIVWDRRVPSMGGTTRKFTSVHDNIGYFAVSKDYYFDLDPVRIPYDAATKKARSRKIFEGSKWLEMGYNPKDVWSVSRLHRQHAERVDHPTQKPLEIVERMVLASCPPGGRVLDPFMGSGTTAVACARHGRLFTGFEINADYCAIAESRLAKLDAPLTAETETAE; encoded by the coding sequence ATGCGCACCGTTATCGACGAACCGATGTCCGCCGGCGCGCTGCAAGGCGCCGGCATCGACATTTGGAACCGCGACTTTCTCGCCGATGCCGCCTCCATTCCCGATGCGTCGATCGATCTGATCGTCGCGGACCCGCCGTATGGGCTCGGCAAGGACTACGGAAACGACTCGGACATGCTGTCCGGCGAGGCCTTTCTTGCGTGGACGTACCGCTGGCTGGACATTGCGATACCGAAGCTCAAAAAAAGCGGGTCGATGTACATCTTCTGCACCTGGCAATATTCGCCCGAACTGTTCGTGTTCCTGAAGCGCCGGATGATGATGGTCAACGAAATCGTCTGGGACCGGCGCGTGCCGAGCATGGGCGGAACGACGCGAAAATTCACCTCGGTGCACGACAACATCGGTTATTTCGCGGTATCGAAGGATTACTACTTCGACCTCGATCCGGTGCGCATTCCCTACGACGCAGCGACGAAAAAGGCGCGCTCGCGCAAGATTTTCGAAGGCAGCAAGTGGCTCGAGATGGGCTACAACCCGAAGGACGTCTGGTCCGTGTCGCGGCTGCACCGGCAGCACGCGGAGCGGGTCGATCATCCGACGCAAAAGCCGCTGGAAATCGTCGAGCGCATGGTGTTGGCGAGTTGTCCGCCGGGCGGCCGCGTCCTCGATCCGTTCATGGGCAGCGGCACGACCGCCGTCGCGTGCGCGCGCCACGGCCGGCTTTTCACGGGCTTCGAAATCAACGCGGACTATTGCGCTATCGCGGAAAGCCGCCTCGCAAAGCTGGACGCGCCGCTGACCGCCGAAACCGAGACGGCCGAATAA
- a CDS encoding phosphoribosylanthranilate isomerase — protein MNNRDLHRTRIKLCGLSTAEHVQHAVGLGADAVGFVFYPPSPRSLTVSEAVELSRHVPPLVAAVGLFVNATPEWIREVTSNVPLSLLQFHGDETPEQCAELAAIAGLPWWRAVRVGPDAAASDLVESSLHYAAASGILLDALVEGFGGGGKVFDWSLIPTDLGHRAVLSGGLNAQNVSDAIRRVRPFAVDVSSGIEVPGAKGVKDPARMAAFVRAVREADAG, from the coding sequence ATGAACAACCGAGATTTACATCGGACGAGAATCAAGTTGTGCGGCCTTTCCACGGCCGAGCACGTGCAGCACGCCGTCGGGCTGGGTGCCGACGCCGTGGGGTTCGTCTTTTATCCGCCGAGCCCGCGCTCGCTGACGGTGTCGGAAGCGGTCGAACTCTCGCGCCACGTGCCGCCGCTGGTGGCGGCGGTCGGCCTGTTCGTCAACGCGACGCCTGAATGGATTCGCGAGGTGACGTCGAATGTGCCGCTCTCGCTGCTGCAGTTTCACGGCGACGAAACGCCCGAGCAATGCGCCGAATTGGCCGCGATTGCGGGTTTGCCCTGGTGGCGCGCCGTGCGTGTTGGGCCTGATGCGGCTGCAAGCGATTTGGTAGAATCGTCGCTTCACTATGCGGCGGCGAGCGGTATTTTGCTCGACGCACTCGTCGAGGGCTTCGGCGGCGGCGGAAAGGTATTCGATTGGTCACTTATTCCAACAGATCTCGGGCATCGGGCCGTTTTGAGTGGTGGGTTGAACGCGCAAAACGTCAGTGACGCCATCCGGCGCGTGCGCCCGTTCGCGGTCGATGTCTCCAGCGGCATCGAAGTGCCGGGCGCGAAGGGCGTGAAAGATCCCGCCCGAATGGCCGCGTTCGTGCGCGCAGTGCGCGAAGCGGACGCCGGCTGA
- the accD gene encoding acetyl-CoA carboxylase, carboxyltransferase subunit beta, with product MSWLDKLLPPKIKQTDPKNRKGIPEGLWVKCPSCEAVLYRNDVEANLHVCPKCSHHMRIGARERLDRLLDPEGRYEIGQEIVPVDALKFKDSRKYPDRLKEAMEDTDETDAMVVMGGAIHTLPCVVACFEFSFMGGSMGSVVGERFARGARNALEQNVPFICFTASGGARMQESLLSLMQMAKTTAMLTKLADAKLPFISVLTDPTMGGVSASFAFLGDVVIAEPKALIGFAGPRVIEQTVREKLPEGFQRAEFLMQKGAIDMIVDRRKMREEIAQLMALMTRQPADSVA from the coding sequence ATGAGCTGGCTCGACAAACTGCTGCCGCCCAAGATCAAGCAAACCGATCCCAAGAACCGCAAGGGTATCCCGGAAGGGCTCTGGGTGAAGTGTCCGTCGTGCGAGGCGGTGCTCTACCGCAACGACGTCGAGGCGAATCTGCATGTTTGCCCGAAATGCAGCCACCATATGCGCATCGGCGCGCGCGAGCGGCTCGACCGCCTGCTCGATCCGGAAGGCCGCTATGAAATCGGCCAGGAAATCGTGCCGGTCGACGCGCTCAAGTTCAAGGACAGCCGGAAGTATCCGGACCGCCTGAAAGAGGCGATGGAAGACACCGACGAAACCGACGCGATGGTCGTCATGGGCGGCGCGATCCATACGCTGCCGTGCGTGGTCGCGTGCTTCGAGTTCTCGTTCATGGGCGGCTCGATGGGCTCGGTGGTCGGTGAACGCTTCGCCCGCGGCGCGCGCAACGCGCTGGAGCAAAACGTGCCCTTCATCTGCTTCACGGCGTCGGGCGGCGCGCGCATGCAGGAAAGCCTGCTTTCGCTGATGCAGATGGCGAAAACCACGGCCATGCTGACCAAGCTCGCCGACGCAAAGCTGCCGTTCATCTCCGTGCTCACCGACCCGACGATGGGCGGCGTATCGGCGAGCTTCGCATTCTTGGGCGACGTCGTGATCGCCGAGCCGAAGGCGCTGATCGGCTTCGCCGGCCCGCGCGTGATCGAGCAGACGGTGCGCGAGAAGCTGCCTGAAGGCTTCCAGCGCGCGGAATTCCTGATGCAGAAGGGCGCGATCGACATGATCGTGGATCGCCGCAAGATGCGCGAAGAAATCGCGCAGCTGATGGCGCTGATGACGCGACAGCCGGCCGATTCGGTGGCTTGA
- a CDS encoding FimV/HubP family polar landmark protein codes for MIRRPRRSFIPSSRAALAAASVAMSAALWTNSGAALAQASGAAADAGASSASVSADAPVQRYAVKPGQSLSDIAGELTGSKERAVREKMARALFDANPNAFAGHDINRLKLGAVLNVPGTDSGAASAGAAASAPAPQAVQQNAPVANPASAAQAAPGADTASAASAVEPAASEPASASAALQAPEPAPAVAPVTSAPTHETAPQARTGFDPKLIALVLAVLAVLLFFVLRRNKRRAEGGAEAQARQQPAAPVSAPVPPRPESAANLEGTAVERDQSELNAVAASLESYEAAQSFAAPSEDDAPDSVEARETHADHPNRTEPSAPFIPNPPAAAHAAFVPPLSHAGMSDAEAHEAHAREVAAREAAAREAEKWEAEEREAAARQAAAREAEEREVRAREAAAREALERESAGRDEASREAAAQEAQALEAREAAAREIIAREAELRQAQALAAQQHAAEERAAEQRAVEEQAARDAHEHEVASDDEPSSGDRFPMPKFPTEAVQALDSLDMSLPPRMDLTLAPPSDDHAAHEVPASAGHEPFVPQPIAEPDAAHEAQAFALPSVADEVQSSAAAQIEAGTAGAPAVAGLGATQFGPLSLDFNLDLPSSQTEPLPALTAAQLATIARNKLELAVEYIELGDLSGARTLLQEVIASNDQATRQQAAGLLSTLAPHS; via the coding sequence ATGATTCGACGACCCCGCCGGTCCTTCATCCCGTCATCGCGCGCGGCATTGGCCGCAGCAAGCGTCGCCATGAGCGCGGCGCTCTGGACGAACTCCGGCGCGGCGCTCGCGCAGGCGAGCGGCGCGGCAGCCGATGCAGGCGCATCGTCCGCGTCCGTCTCTGCGGACGCTCCTGTGCAGCGGTACGCCGTCAAGCCAGGCCAGTCGCTCAGCGACATTGCGGGCGAGCTGACCGGCTCGAAGGAGCGGGCCGTAAGGGAGAAGATGGCGCGCGCCCTCTTCGATGCGAACCCGAACGCGTTCGCCGGTCACGACATCAACCGGCTGAAGCTGGGCGCGGTGCTGAACGTGCCGGGTACGGATTCAGGCGCAGCATCCGCCGGCGCCGCTGCTTCGGCGCCTGCGCCGCAGGCCGTTCAGCAAAACGCGCCCGTGGCGAATCCTGCCAGCGCGGCACAGGCGGCGCCGGGCGCCGACACTGCGTCCGCGGCATCCGCCGTCGAACCGGCCGCGAGTGAGCCGGCCTCTGCTTCGGCCGCTTTGCAGGCGCCGGAGCCAGCGCCCGCCGTCGCGCCGGTAACGAGCGCGCCCACGCACGAGACCGCGCCACAAGCCCGCACGGGTTTCGATCCGAAGCTGATCGCGTTGGTGCTCGCGGTTCTTGCCGTCCTGCTGTTCTTCGTGCTCCGGCGCAACAAACGCCGCGCAGAAGGCGGCGCCGAAGCGCAGGCCCGCCAGCAGCCCGCGGCGCCGGTTAGCGCGCCTGTCCCGCCGCGTCCCGAATCGGCAGCCAATCTAGAAGGCACGGCCGTCGAGCGCGATCAATCCGAACTGAACGCCGTGGCCGCCAGCCTCGAAAGTTACGAGGCGGCTCAGTCCTTCGCCGCGCCATCCGAAGACGACGCACCTGACTCCGTCGAAGCGCGCGAAACGCACGCTGACCATCCGAATCGCACGGAACCGAGCGCGCCGTTCATTCCGAATCCGCCTGCTGCGGCCCACGCTGCGTTTGTTCCGCCGCTTTCACATGCGGGAATGTCGGACGCGGAAGCGCACGAAGCGCATGCACGGGAAGTTGCCGCCCGCGAAGCCGCCGCGCGTGAAGCCGAGAAATGGGAGGCCGAGGAGCGGGAAGCCGCGGCACGGCAGGCCGCCGCGCGAGAAGCCGAGGAGCGCGAAGTCCGCGCGCGCGAAGCAGCCGCGCGCGAAGCATTGGAGCGTGAATCGGCCGGACGCGATGAGGCGTCGCGTGAGGCCGCCGCACAGGAAGCACAGGCGCTCGAGGCCCGCGAGGCGGCTGCGCGGGAGATCATTGCGCGCGAAGCGGAGTTGCGCCAGGCGCAGGCGCTCGCCGCCCAGCAGCACGCGGCGGAGGAGCGCGCAGCGGAGCAGCGCGCCGTCGAAGAGCAAGCCGCACGCGACGCGCACGAGCATGAAGTAGCGTCCGACGACGAGCCGTCGTCCGGGGATCGTTTCCCGATGCCGAAGTTTCCGACGGAAGCCGTGCAGGCGCTCGACTCGCTGGACATGAGCCTGCCGCCGCGCATGGATCTGACGCTTGCGCCGCCTTCCGACGATCACGCTGCCCACGAAGTGCCCGCGTCGGCCGGCCACGAGCCGTTCGTTCCGCAGCCGATTGCCGAGCCCGATGCGGCGCACGAGGCGCAGGCTTTTGCACTGCCATCCGTCGCCGACGAAGTGCAGTCGTCCGCTGCGGCGCAAATCGAAGCGGGGACCGCCGGTGCGCCGGCGGTCGCTGGGCTGGGGGCGACGCAGTTCGGGCCGCTGAGCCTCGACTTCAATCTCGACCTGCCGTCGAGCCAGACGGAACCGCTGCCCGCGCTGACCGCCGCCCAGCTGGCGACGATTGCGCGTAATAAGCTTGAATTGGCTGTCGAATACATCGAATTAGGCGATCTTTCGGGTGCGCGCACGTTGCTGCAGGAAGTCATCGCGTCCAACGATCAAGCGACGCGCCAGCAAGCGGCCGGCTTGCTGTCGACGCTCGCGCCGCATTCCTGA
- the truA gene encoding tRNA pseudouridine(38-40) synthase TruA, with protein MRIALGVQYDGAAFCGWQSQPHGNTVQNEIERALAEFTQTPVQTVVAGRTDTGVHGIGQVVHFDTELDRADFSWVRGTNAFLPTSVAVQWAKAMPDDFHARFAAFERTYFYVLYVNPVRSPMLAKRAGWVHTPLDVSAMRNSTACLIGEHDFSSFRAADCQSKTPVKHLYQIDVREQGDFVHFRFRANAFLHHMVRNLMGCFVAIGRGRHPASWMAEVLEARDRRAAAPTFMPDGLYLAEVGYPERFAVPPPHIASMPWSAVWSGQS; from the coding sequence ATGCGGATCGCGTTAGGCGTTCAGTACGACGGGGCTGCGTTTTGCGGCTGGCAATCGCAGCCGCACGGAAATACGGTGCAGAACGAAATCGAGCGCGCGCTCGCGGAATTCACGCAGACGCCGGTTCAGACGGTGGTCGCCGGACGAACGGACACAGGCGTCCACGGCATCGGGCAAGTGGTGCATTTCGACACCGAACTCGACCGCGCGGATTTCTCATGGGTGCGCGGCACGAACGCCTTCCTGCCCACTTCCGTGGCAGTGCAGTGGGCGAAAGCGATGCCGGACGACTTTCACGCTCGTTTTGCCGCGTTCGAGCGCACGTATTTTTACGTTCTTTACGTCAATCCGGTACGTTCACCCATGTTGGCGAAACGCGCGGGCTGGGTGCACACGCCATTGGATGTCTCGGCCATGCGCAATTCCACCGCGTGCCTTATCGGCGAGCACGATTTTTCGTCGTTTCGCGCGGCCGATTGCCAGTCGAAGACGCCGGTCAAGCACCTCTATCAGATCGACGTGCGCGAGCAGGGCGATTTCGTTCACTTTCGGTTTCGGGCGAATGCGTTCCTGCATCACATGGTGCGCAATTTGATGGGATGCTTTGTGGCAATCGGGCGCGGCCGGCATCCCGCTTCGTGGATGGCCGAGGTGCTCGAAGCACGCGACCGCCGCGCCGCCGCGCCGACATTCATGCCGGACGGGCTTTATCTCGCGGAAGTCGGTTATCCCGAGCGCTTCGCGGTTCCGCCGCCGCATATCGCAAGCATGCCCTGGAGCGCAGTTTGGAGCGGTCAGTCATGA
- the trpA gene encoding tryptophan synthase subunit alpha encodes MSRIKNTFATLAAQGRKGLIPFITAGDPNPEQTVEFMHALAKGGADVIELGVPFSDPMADGPVIQRSSERALARGVTLKRVLADVARFRETDADTPVVLMGYANPIERMGADAFAQAAKQAGVDGVLVVDYPPEEASDFGATMRAAGIDPIFLLAPTSTDERVAAVGKIASGYVYYVSLKGVTGAANLDVSSIASKIPAIKSQVPLPVGVGFGIRDAETARAVAEVADAVVIGSRLVQLLEEAPPDTAAASLTSFIAEIRAALDSAK; translated from the coding sequence ATGTCCCGTATCAAGAACACTTTCGCGACGCTTGCCGCGCAAGGCCGCAAAGGGCTGATTCCCTTCATCACGGCGGGCGATCCGAACCCCGAGCAAACCGTCGAATTCATGCACGCGCTCGCCAAGGGCGGCGCCGACGTCATCGAGCTGGGTGTGCCGTTTTCCGATCCGATGGCCGATGGCCCCGTCATCCAGCGTTCGTCGGAGCGCGCGCTGGCGCGCGGCGTCACGCTCAAGCGCGTGCTGGCCGATGTGGCGCGCTTTCGCGAAACCGACGCCGACACGCCCGTCGTGCTGATGGGCTACGCCAATCCCATCGAGCGCATGGGCGCCGACGCGTTCGCGCAAGCCGCGAAGCAAGCGGGGGTGGACGGCGTGCTCGTCGTCGACTATCCGCCCGAGGAAGCCAGCGATTTCGGCGCGACGATGCGCGCGGCCGGCATCGATCCGATCTTCCTGCTCGCGCCGACATCGACCGATGAGCGCGTGGCGGCGGTCGGCAAGATCGCGAGCGGCTACGTGTACTACGTGTCGCTCAAGGGCGTGACGGGCGCGGCAAATCTGGACGTTTCCAGCATCGCGAGTAAAATCCCGGCCATCAAGTCGCAGGTGCCGCTGCCGGTCGGCGTCGGTTTCGGCATTCGCGACGCAGAGACGGCCCGCGCCGTCGCGGAAGTCGCGGACGCGGTCGTTATCGGAAGCCGGCTCGTGCAGTTGCTCGAAGAGGCGCCGCCGGACACGGCCGCCGCGTCGCTCACGAGCTTCATCGCGGAAATTCGCGCGGCGCTCGATTCCGCCAAATAA
- the folC gene encoding bifunctional tetrahydrofolate synthase/dihydrofolate synthase: protein MNTFPTLDAWLAHLEAAHPVGIDMGLARIGRVKEALGLRFDCPVITVGGTNGKGSTCAILEAILLRAGYRVGCHTSPHLLSFNERARIDGEDATDAELLEHFEAVEKARASLPDPVSLTYFEFTTLAILHLFASRGLDAVILEVGLGGRLDAVNIVDTDCAVVTSIDLDHTDYLGDTREKIGFEKAGIFRSGKPAVCGDPSPPQTLIDHAAAVGADLWLVGRDFRYEAQPGNERQQWSYIGRTQRRAALAYPALRGANQLINTSAALAALEALRDRLPVSAQDIRLGLANVELPGRFQVLPGKPQIILDVAHNPHAAAVLAQNLGNMGYFPYTYAVFGAMGDKDIEGIVKQLAGEIDHWNVTALPTPRAAAPDRLEAVLRDAGVNDGPDSSVARFETPADAFRDALSRASENDRIVVFGSFYTVAGVMAYRKSQHH from the coding sequence ATGAACACATTCCCAACTCTCGACGCGTGGCTCGCCCATCTGGAAGCGGCGCATCCGGTCGGTATCGACATGGGCCTCGCGCGCATCGGCCGCGTCAAGGAGGCGCTCGGCCTGCGCTTCGATTGCCCGGTAATCACCGTCGGCGGCACGAACGGCAAGGGCTCGACGTGCGCGATCCTCGAAGCGATCCTCCTGCGCGCGGGCTATCGCGTGGGCTGCCATACGTCGCCGCACTTGCTGTCGTTCAACGAGCGCGCGCGCATCGACGGTGAAGACGCGACCGACGCCGAACTGCTCGAACACTTCGAAGCCGTTGAGAAGGCGCGCGCCAGCCTGCCCGATCCTGTTTCGCTGACGTATTTCGAATTCACCACGCTCGCCATCCTGCATCTGTTCGCGTCGCGCGGGCTTGATGCCGTGATCCTCGAAGTGGGGCTGGGCGGGCGGCTGGACGCGGTGAATATCGTCGATACGGATTGCGCCGTGGTGACGAGCATCGACCTCGACCATACGGACTATCTCGGCGACACGCGGGAAAAAATCGGCTTCGAGAAGGCGGGCATCTTCCGTTCGGGCAAGCCGGCCGTGTGCGGCGATCCTTCGCCGCCGCAAACGTTGATCGACCATGCCGCCGCTGTGGGCGCGGACTTGTGGCTCGTCGGCCGCGATTTTCGCTACGAAGCGCAGCCGGGCAACGAACGCCAGCAGTGGAGCTACATCGGCCGCACGCAGCGGCGCGCGGCGCTCGCCTATCCGGCGCTGCGCGGGGCGAATCAGCTCATCAACACGTCGGCGGCGCTCGCCGCGCTCGAGGCGCTGCGCGACCGGCTGCCGGTGTCCGCGCAGGACATTCGTCTGGGGCTCGCGAACGTGGAACTGCCGGGGCGCTTCCAGGTGCTGCCGGGCAAGCCGCAGATCATTCTCGACGTTGCGCACAATCCGCACGCCGCAGCCGTGCTCGCGCAAAACCTCGGCAACATGGGCTATTTTCCTTACACCTACGCGGTTTTCGGCGCGATGGGCGACAAGGACATCGAAGGCATCGTGAAGCAGCTCGCGGGCGAAATCGACCACTGGAACGTGACCGCGCTGCCGACGCCGCGTGCCGCCGCGCCCGACCGTCTTGAAGCCGTCCTGCGCGATGCCGGTGTCAACGACGGCCCCGACAGCAGCGTTGCACGATTCGAGACCCCCGCCGACGCATTTCGAGATGCGTTAAGCCGGGCGTCCGAAAATGATAGAATCGTGGTTTTCGGTAGTTTCTATACGGTGGCTGGCGTCATGGCCTACCGCAAATCGCAGCATCACTGA
- the trpB gene encoding tryptophan synthase subunit beta: MYNLPDERGHFGQYGGVFVSETLIHALDELRRAYDAARQDPAFQAEYDYELKHYVGRPSPIYHAKRWSEMLGGAQLYLKREDLNHTGAHKVNNVIGQALLARKMGKPRVIAETGAGQHGVATATIAARFGMECVVYMGAEDVKRQAANVYRMKLLGATVVPVESGSRTLKDALNEAMRDWVTNVENTFYIIGTVAGPHPYPMMVRDFQRVIGDECRVQMPEMTGRQPDAVIACVGGGSNAMGIFYPFIEDEAVRLIGVEAAGDGIDTGRHAASLMGGSPGVLHGNRTYLLQDDNGQIIETHSVSAGLDYPGVGPEHAWLKDAGRAEYVGITDDEALKAFHDCCRIEGIIPALESSHALAYGAKLAKTLPRDKVLLVNLSGRGDKDMHTVAERSGIQF, translated from the coding sequence ATGTACAACTTGCCTGATGAAAGAGGCCACTTCGGCCAATATGGCGGCGTGTTCGTCTCCGAAACGCTCATCCATGCGCTCGACGAACTGCGCCGCGCCTACGACGCGGCCCGCCAGGACCCGGCGTTCCAGGCCGAATACGACTACGAACTGAAGCATTACGTCGGCCGTCCTTCCCCGATTTATCACGCGAAACGCTGGAGCGAGATGCTCGGCGGCGCGCAGCTTTATCTGAAGCGCGAAGACCTGAATCACACGGGCGCGCACAAGGTCAACAACGTGATCGGGCAGGCGCTGCTCGCGCGCAAGATGGGCAAGCCGCGCGTGATCGCGGAAACCGGCGCGGGCCAGCACGGCGTGGCGACAGCGACCATCGCGGCGCGCTTCGGCATGGAGTGTGTCGTCTACATGGGCGCCGAGGACGTGAAGCGACAGGCGGCGAATGTCTATCGCATGAAATTGCTGGGCGCGACCGTCGTGCCGGTGGAATCCGGCTCGCGCACGCTGAAGGACGCGCTCAACGAGGCCATGCGCGACTGGGTGACGAACGTGGAAAACACGTTTTACATCATCGGCACCGTGGCGGGGCCGCATCCTTATCCGATGATGGTGCGCGACTTCCAGCGCGTGATCGGCGACGAATGCCGCGTGCAGATGCCCGAGATGACGGGCCGTCAGCCGGATGCGGTGATTGCGTGCGTCGGCGGCGGGTCGAACGCGATGGGCATCTTTTATCCGTTTATCGAAGACGAAGCCGTTCGTTTGATCGGCGTCGAGGCGGCGGGCGACGGTATCGATACGGGCCGTCACGCGGCTTCGCTGATGGGCGGAAGCCCCGGCGTGCTGCACGGCAATCGCACGTATCTGCTGCAGGACGACAACGGCCAGATCATCGAGACGCACTCGGTGTCGGCGGGCCTCGACTATCCGGGCGTCGGGCCGGAGCACGCGTGGCTGAAGGACGCGGGCCGCGCCGAGTACGTCGGCATCACCGACGATGAGGCGCTGAAGGCGTTCCACGATTGCTGTCGGATCGAAGGCATCATTCCGGCGCTGGAGTCCAGTCACGCGCTGGCGTACGGGGCGAAGCTCGCGAAGACGCTGCCGCGCGACAAGGTGCTGCTCGTCAACCTCTCGGGCCGCGGCGACAAGGACATGCACACGGTCGCCGAGCGATCGGGCATCCAGTTCTAA
- a CDS encoding SPOR domain-containing protein, producing MGLFSFGKKDDARAASDAYPDSPRGSRHTVRTERRTRRTERPDADAMMLDPTLPEKQRARRRLVGAIALVLAAVIVLPMVLDSRPKPVADDISIDIPNRAAPAAKPSREANDADTQAGVAHETPAAADSTVAAGVTQPSPPASASAAVAQTKPEAKAESKPAPIAKQAAKPQAQPAPETDSTASPATPASSAANTPSSPAGSRFVLQIGTFDDDTAAQNWVNKLKAAGVPAYLEHRQQSDGSSRALLRAGPFPDRASASAALVKVRQAGLAGGKRSASN from the coding sequence ATGGGACTTTTCTCGTTCGGCAAGAAAGACGACGCCCGCGCCGCGAGCGACGCATACCCCGATTCCCCGCGCGGTTCGCGTCATACCGTGCGCACGGAGCGCCGCACCCGCCGCACCGAACGTCCTGATGCCGACGCCATGATGCTCGACCCGACGCTTCCCGAGAAGCAGCGCGCGCGCCGCAGGCTTGTCGGGGCTATCGCGCTGGTGCTGGCGGCGGTCATCGTCTTGCCGATGGTGCTGGATTCGCGCCCGAAGCCCGTCGCCGACGACATTTCCATCGATATTCCGAACCGCGCTGCGCCCGCCGCGAAGCCATCGCGCGAGGCGAACGACGCCGACACGCAGGCAGGCGTTGCGCATGAGACGCCGGCTGCTGCCGACAGTACTGTCGCCGCGGGCGTGACGCAGCCGTCGCCGCCGGCCTCCGCGTCCGCCGCCGTCGCACAGACGAAGCCGGAAGCGAAGGCTGAAAGCAAGCCGGCACCCATTGCCAAGCAAGCCGCCAAGCCGCAGGCTCAACCGGCCCCGGAAACGGACAGCACGGCAAGCCCGGCAACTCCAGCATCGAGCGCGGCGAACACGCCTTCGTCCCCGGCCGGCAGCCGTTTCGTGCTTCAGATCGGCACCTTCGACGACGACACGGCAGCGCAGAACTGGGTCAACAAGTTGAAAGCCGCGGGCGTGCCCGCATATCTCGAACATCGTCAGCAGTCGGATGGTTCATCGCGCGCGCTGTTGCGTGCGGGTCCGTTCCCGGATCGCGCGTCGGCGTCTGCCGCGCTCGTGAAGGTGCGGCAGGCAGGGCTCGCCGGCGGCAAGCGGTCGGCGTCGAACTAA